One genomic window of Deinococcus metalli includes the following:
- a CDS encoding DUF305 domain-containing protein, whose product MKRALLTLALGTALLGTAHAGGADPSAMSGTAMMMRMSMEMHASMQPVMDDLRRLSGAAFDRAFYSMMIPHHQSAIDMSRAALPTLKDATVRAWAQAIINDQQKEIAEMQAKLRPLGGVDTARQTRMKQAMMGMMSMPVSDRTFLEMMIPHHGSAIDMGNLALQRGHGEGTVNMAQRIVTAQAKEIQEFQAWLRTHP is encoded by the coding sequence ATGAAGCGCGCCCTGCTGACCCTGGCCCTCGGCACAGCCCTCCTGGGGACCGCGCACGCGGGCGGCGCCGACCCCAGCGCGATGTCCGGCACGGCGATGATGATGCGCATGAGCATGGAGATGCACGCCAGCATGCAACCGGTCATGGATGACCTACGCCGCCTGAGCGGCGCGGCGTTCGACCGGGCGTTCTATTCGATGATGATCCCGCACCACCAGAGCGCCATCGACATGAGCCGCGCGGCCCTCCCCACCCTGAAAGACGCGACGGTGCGCGCGTGGGCGCAGGCCATCATCAATGATCAGCAAAAAGAAATCGCCGAGATGCAGGCGAAGCTCCGGCCGCTGGGCGGGGTGGACACGGCCCGGCAGACCCGCATGAAGCAGGCGATGATGGGCATGATGTCCATGCCGGTGTCTGACCGGACGTTCCTGGAGATGATGATTCCGCACCACGGCTCGGCGATCGACATGGGCAACCTGGCCCTGCAGCGTGGCCACGGCGAAGGCACCGTGAATATGGCCCAGCGCATCGTGACGGCCCAGGCCAAGGAGATACAGGAGTTCCAGGCATGGCTCAGGACCCACCCGTAA
- a CDS encoding TlpA family protein disulfide reductase, with the protein MQVTPDALNLLGFTLDWNRLALLLGAVALLTLVGRRRDAVLDRAALWGLVAGLLGGRLASTLPSWGALQASGWERVRSVIDLRTGTLSLGWALGFGVLTMLLIARRRGPTLLPALLGAALIGVAPLLLKPAPTLRTVPGTLPLERYAAPGARGTPITFATLPGPTLVNVWASWCPPCRLEMPLLVDAARRGYPVTLVDSAEPPAAVSAYLQSVGFPGPYFRDSGPASSALQISGLPTTLLVAPDGRILERHFGPLSAAQLQSIFDRNGITPVAGGS; encoded by the coding sequence ATGCAAGTGACCCCTGACGCCCTGAACCTGCTGGGCTTCACGCTCGACTGGAACCGACTGGCCTTGTTGCTGGGGGCCGTTGCGCTGCTGACGCTGGTGGGTCGTCGGCGCGACGCCGTGCTGGACCGGGCCGCGCTGTGGGGCCTGGTTGCCGGACTGCTGGGTGGTCGTCTGGCCTCGACGCTGCCGTCGTGGGGGGCGCTCCAGGCTTCAGGTTGGGAACGGGTGCGCTCGGTGATCGATCTGCGCACCGGCACCCTGAGCCTGGGATGGGCGCTGGGCTTCGGGGTGCTGACGATGCTGCTGATCGCCCGGCGCCGCGGGCCCACTCTGCTGCCAGCACTGCTGGGGGCGGCCCTGATCGGTGTGGCTCCGCTGCTGCTCAAGCCGGCTCCCACGCTGCGTACGGTGCCGGGCACCCTGCCCCTGGAACGCTACGCCGCGCCGGGCGCGCGCGGCACGCCCATCACGTTCGCGACCCTGCCAGGCCCCACCCTGGTCAATGTCTGGGCCTCCTGGTGCCCACCGTGCCGCCTGGAGATGCCCCTGCTGGTGGATGCCGCGCGGCGCGGCTATCCCGTGACGCTGGTCGATTCGGCCGAGCCGCCGGCCGCCGTGTCAGCCTACTTGCAGAGCGTTGGATTCCCCGGTCCCTACTTCCGCGACAGCGGGCCGGCGTCGTCGGCCCTGCAGATCAGCGGCCTGCCCACCACGCTCCTGGTCGCTCCAGATGGCCGGATCCTGGAGCGTCACTTCGGCCCGCTGAGCGCCGCCCAGCTCCAGTCGATCTTCGACCGCAACGGCATCACGCCGGTCGCCGGGGGAAGCTGA
- a CDS encoding four-helix bundle copper-binding protein: MPQNTVTMLRTHPRPTTPFEQGALAECIDACFECAQICTACADACLGEGDHLPHLVHCITLNLSCADICDATGRVLTRVTQPDEAASRAQLQACLAACQACAAECEMHARNMNMQHCAVCAESCRRCEQACQQLLGSVKA, translated from the coding sequence ATGCCTCAGAACACCGTGACCATGCTGCGCACCCATCCTCGTCCCACCACCCCGTTCGAGCAGGGGGCGCTCGCCGAGTGCATCGACGCGTGTTTCGAGTGCGCCCAGATCTGCACGGCCTGCGCCGACGCATGCCTGGGTGAGGGTGATCACCTGCCGCACCTCGTGCACTGCATCACCCTCAACCTCAGCTGCGCGGACATCTGCGACGCGACCGGACGCGTGCTGACCCGCGTGACCCAGCCCGACGAGGCCGCCTCGCGCGCCCAACTGCAGGCCTGCCTGGCCGCATGCCAAGCGTGCGCGGCGGAGTGCGAGATGCACGCGCGCAACATGAACATGCAGCACTGCGCCGTGTGCGCCGAGAGCTGCCGCCGCTGCGAACAGGCGTGCCAGCAGCTGCTGGGGAGCGTGAAGGCATGA
- a CDS encoding urease accessory protein UreH domain-containing protein, which yields MVLGVEELRTLAGWLYRGASELGGRLSEPINALRLQRGSSPLTPVLLGLMGAVAPCQLSSGAAALAYVVKDGRSGQPHRRAAAYLLARVLVYVLGGAIILALVGRAVPAPAEFFAGVRRVLGPLTLLSGLVMLGVVRWHWLLGARLAVRLRAVWGRRGGVWGAFTLGLAFSFSFCPTLFLLFFGLTLPQALTAPAGAFYPALFALGMSVPLLIVVGLLPAQGAANPAVQARHLGRLVTPLAGAVFVLTGLFDTFVYWLM from the coding sequence ATGGTGCTGGGCGTAGAGGAGCTCAGGACGCTCGCCGGCTGGCTGTACCGGGGCGCGTCCGAGTTGGGTGGGCGACTGAGCGAACCGATCAATGCCCTGCGGCTGCAGAGGGGCTCCTCACCGCTGACACCCGTCCTGCTGGGTTTGATGGGCGCGGTGGCCCCGTGCCAGTTGTCGAGTGGCGCGGCTGCCCTGGCCTACGTGGTCAAGGATGGTCGAAGCGGGCAGCCGCACCGGCGGGCCGCTGCGTACCTGCTGGCGCGCGTCCTGGTCTACGTCTTGGGTGGCGCGATCATTCTGGCCCTCGTCGGTCGGGCGGTGCCGGCCCCGGCGGAGTTCTTTGCCGGCGTGCGGCGGGTGCTCGGCCCGCTGACGCTGCTTTCGGGCCTAGTGATGCTTGGGGTGGTGCGCTGGCACTGGCTGCTTGGCGCGCGTCTGGCGGTGCGGCTGCGGGCCGTCTGGGGACGGCGCGGCGGGGTCTGGGGCGCGTTCACGCTGGGCCTGGCCTTCAGCTTCAGTTTCTGTCCCACGCTCTTTTTGCTGTTCTTCGGCCTGACCCTGCCCCAGGCCTTGACGGCGCCCGCCGGTGCGTTTTACCCGGCCCTCTTCGCTCTGGGCATGAGTGTGCCGCTGCTGATCGTGGTTGGACTGCTGCCCGCCCAGGGCGCCGCGAATCCGGCTGTGCAGGCCCGCCACCTGGGCCGCCTGGTCACGCCACTGGCCGGCGCGGTGTTCGTGCTCACCGGCCTCTTTGACACCTTCGTGTACTGGTTGATGTGA
- a CDS encoding CopZ family metallochaperone: MTTELTVSGMTCGHCEKAVTGALKNVPGVQDVRVDLPGGRATVQGDADPQALIQAVTEEGYGAQLRG; encoded by the coding sequence ATGACGACTGAACTGACGGTTTCCGGCATGACGTGCGGCCACTGCGAGAAGGCGGTCACCGGTGCCCTGAAGAACGTGCCCGGCGTCCAGGACGTCCGGGTCGACCTCCCGGGCGGCCGGGCCACCGTGCAGGGGGATGCGGATCCCCAGGCGCTGATCCAGGCGGTGACCGAAGAAGGCTACGGCGCCCAGCTTCGCGGCTGA
- a CDS encoding hydantoinase/oxoprolinase family protein, with amino-acid sequence MSGTESPPAVRIGIDVGGTFTKGVALGMTGEILAVSHVPTTHDHDHGVSAGVLDALNRLLDALPEATPVILVAHSTTQATNALLEGDTARIGVLALGERRDEGRIRKVTQAPTALKAQWAFVASDQEDLQARVDAVLRGWQAAGIEAVAVSEAFGVDDPAGERLAGGQARSLGLPVTLGSELSGSYGLEMRTLSAAINASILPTMLRTARHVRAAVEQRLPGVPLLIVRGDGGAASLDAFEETPLHTVVSGPAASLAGGILREGLMDGVFFEVGGTSTNIGAIKDGQPVLKYMTVLGVPTGLRAVDIRIAGVAGGSLVRLGKRRIEDVGPRSAHIAGLPYASFTPPAQLAGAQLVELPLEPDDGRRYALLSTPTGERFAITPTCAANALGAIGEDGRAFGEPESARLALGLLGKRLGASMEDAASAVLEASAEKLVTLVRDLAREHGLQGLPLYGGGGAASVLGPVMARRLGVLFQAVPQADVISSIGAALAVIRVERERTVTRQDPTVLDLLEREVGDEAVRLGADPASLRVETAYLPQEGRLRAVAVGAHALSAQTRVLDHDQLNAQARLVLGDTARLVFGGQYHSLFTAARETRILWRRKAQHPALVLDQYGGRLLRFDDAEVLVGSPADVLARFGAGVAGTTAPQVAVLTPTRLRDYAHLHDRAALTRQLHDNLRLEPQVALIVRQE; translated from the coding sequence TTGAGCGGCACTGAGTCTCCCCCGGCCGTCCGGATCGGCATCGACGTCGGCGGCACCTTCACCAAGGGGGTCGCCCTGGGCATGACGGGGGAGATTCTGGCCGTCTCGCACGTGCCGACCACCCACGATCACGACCACGGCGTGTCGGCCGGCGTGCTGGACGCCCTGAACCGGCTGCTCGACGCCCTGCCCGAGGCCACGCCGGTCATCCTGGTCGCCCACTCCACGACGCAGGCGACCAACGCCCTGCTCGAGGGCGACACCGCCCGGATCGGCGTCCTGGCTCTGGGCGAACGGCGCGACGAGGGCCGCATCCGGAAAGTGACCCAGGCGCCCACGGCCCTGAAGGCGCAGTGGGCCTTCGTGGCATCCGACCAGGAGGATCTCCAGGCGCGCGTCGACGCCGTGCTGCGCGGCTGGCAGGCGGCCGGCATCGAGGCCGTGGCGGTCAGCGAGGCCTTCGGTGTGGACGACCCGGCCGGGGAACGCCTGGCCGGTGGCCAGGCCCGGAGTCTCGGACTTCCTGTCACGCTGGGGAGTGAGCTGAGCGGCAGCTACGGCCTGGAGATGCGCACGCTCAGCGCCGCCATCAACGCCAGCATCCTGCCTACCATGCTGCGCACGGCCCGGCACGTCCGCGCGGCGGTCGAGCAGCGCCTGCCCGGCGTGCCGCTGCTGATCGTGCGTGGCGACGGCGGCGCCGCGAGCCTGGACGCCTTCGAGGAGACCCCGCTGCACACGGTCGTGAGCGGCCCGGCCGCGTCGCTCGCGGGCGGCATCCTGCGCGAGGGCCTGATGGACGGGGTGTTCTTCGAGGTGGGCGGCACAAGCACCAACATCGGCGCCATCAAGGACGGTCAGCCGGTTCTGAAGTACATGACGGTCCTCGGCGTCCCGACCGGCCTGCGGGCTGTCGACATCCGAATTGCCGGCGTGGCCGGTGGCAGCCTGGTTCGCCTGGGAAAGCGCCGCATCGAGGACGTCGGCCCGCGCAGCGCGCACATCGCCGGGCTGCCGTATGCCAGTTTCACGCCGCCGGCCCAGCTCGCCGGCGCGCAGCTGGTCGAGCTTCCCCTGGAGCCAGACGACGGCCGCCGCTATGCCCTGCTGAGCACCCCCACAGGCGAGCGCTTCGCCATCACCCCCACCTGCGCTGCCAACGCGCTGGGGGCCATCGGTGAGGACGGCCGGGCCTTCGGGGAACCCGAGAGTGCCCGGCTGGCGCTGGGCCTGCTCGGGAAGCGGCTGGGCGCCAGCATGGAGGACGCGGCCAGCGCCGTGCTCGAGGCCAGCGCCGAGAAACTCGTCACGCTGGTGCGTGACCTCGCGCGGGAACACGGCCTGCAGGGCCTGCCGCTGTATGGCGGCGGCGGCGCGGCCAGCGTGCTCGGCCCCGTCATGGCCCGGCGGCTGGGCGTCCTCTTCCAGGCGGTGCCGCAGGCAGACGTGATCTCCTCGATCGGTGCCGCGCTGGCGGTGATCCGGGTGGAGCGCGAGCGCACGGTCACCCGCCAGGATCCGACCGTGCTCGACCTGCTCGAACGGGAGGTCGGCGACGAGGCGGTGCGGCTGGGCGCCGATCCGGCCAGCCTGCGCGTGGAGACGGCGTACCTGCCGCAGGAGGGGCGGCTGCGGGCTGTGGCGGTGGGCGCACACGCGCTCAGCGCGCAGACCCGCGTGCTCGACCACGACCAGCTCAACGCCCAGGCCCGTCTGGTGCTGGGCGACACCGCCCGGCTGGTCTTCGGGGGGCAGTACCACAGCCTGTTCACGGCCGCGCGGGAGACCCGCATCCTGTGGCGCCGGAAGGCACAGCACCCGGCGCTGGTGCTCGACCAGTACGGTGGGCGTCTGCTGCGCTTCGACGATGCGGAGGTGCTGGTCGGTTCGCCGGCGGACGTCCTGGCCCGCTTCGGCGCGGGCGTGGCCGGCACCACCGCGCCCCAGGTGGCCGTTCTGACGCCCACGCGACTGCGCGACTATGCTCACCTGCATGACCGCGCCGCGCTCACACGACAACTGCACGACAACCTGCGCCTGGAACCCCAGGTGGCCCTGATCGTGCGCCAGGAGTAA
- a CDS encoding type II restriction endonuclease: protein MHTLDTLIRHWRDDAGGTYRTWFLWDERLKNFRSIRRGLQVVVQDIQDGTFGTQYRGSSLETVVHSIAEQRQIFKGADHAFLWKPKLRIPDIYEDPGHQRAFGHFLDTCACCSTEADLVQAIRTLDARGIKGLGPAAANLMYFLHPTLMPPFNTAIVNGYNALTGARVKLGKWEEYLALRAGMLRLTAEHRSQLSNDLGAVAGLLFDVGSGRYAPPPRGADAADAAAWRADLERVREEGQAAHRAKDTAQSQDATHTQVQGWLRDLGRALGYEVWMAANDRSRPYGDGRLGDGCLDTLPPGIAGTPGADAVRLIDVVWFERGTLAPAAAFEVEHTTSIYSGIVRMLDLALGAPERTVQGLYLVAPDAREADVRDQLRRPAFRAVSHLNMRYLPYSELERHREAMARFGQGLRAVEAVARAL from the coding sequence ATGCACACGCTCGATACCCTGATCCGGCATTGGCGGGATGATGCCGGGGGCACCTACCGCACGTGGTTTTTGTGGGACGAGCGTCTCAAGAACTTCCGGTCGATCCGCCGGGGCTTGCAGGTCGTCGTGCAGGACATCCAGGATGGAACGTTCGGGACGCAGTACCGCGGCTCCTCGCTGGAAACGGTGGTGCATTCCATCGCCGAGCAGCGTCAGATCTTCAAGGGCGCCGACCACGCCTTCTTGTGGAAGCCCAAGCTGCGCATCCCGGACATCTACGAGGATCCCGGGCACCAGCGGGCCTTCGGGCACTTCCTCGATACCTGCGCGTGCTGCTCGACGGAAGCCGATCTGGTACAGGCCATCCGGACCCTGGACGCTCGGGGCATCAAGGGCCTCGGTCCGGCCGCGGCCAACCTGATGTACTTCCTGCATCCCACCCTGATGCCGCCCTTCAACACCGCCATCGTGAACGGCTACAACGCCCTGACGGGCGCCCGTGTCAAGCTCGGGAAGTGGGAGGAGTACCTCGCGCTGCGCGCGGGCATGCTGCGGCTGACCGCCGAGCACCGCTCCCAGCTGTCCAACGACCTGGGCGCGGTGGCCGGGCTGCTCTTCGACGTGGGAAGCGGCCGCTACGCCCCGCCACCCCGCGGCGCGGACGCGGCGGACGCCGCGGCGTGGCGGGCCGACCTGGAGCGGGTGCGGGAAGAAGGTCAGGCAGCCCACAGGGCGAAGGACACTGCCCAGAGCCAGGACGCCACCCATACCCAGGTGCAGGGCTGGCTGCGCGATCTGGGCCGGGCACTGGGCTACGAGGTGTGGATGGCAGCCAACGATCGCTCCAGACCTTATGGGGATGGCCGCCTGGGGGACGGCTGCCTGGACACGCTGCCGCCCGGCATCGCCGGCACCCCTGGAGCGGACGCGGTGCGGCTGATCGACGTTGTGTGGTTCGAACGCGGCACGCTGGCCCCAGCCGCCGCCTTCGAGGTGGAGCACACCACGTCGATCTACTCGGGCATCGTGCGGATGCTCGACCTGGCCCTGGGCGCCCCCGAGCGGACCGTGCAGGGCCTGTACCTCGTCGCCCCGGACGCGCGGGAAGCCGACGTACGTGACCAGCTGCGCCGGCCGGCCTTTCGGGCCGTGTCGCACCTGAACATGCGCTACTTGCCCTACAGCGAGCTCGAGCGTCACCGTGAGGCCATGGCGCGTTTCGGTCAGGGCCTGCGCGCCGTGGAAGCGGTGGCCCGAGCACTCTGA
- a CDS encoding FTR1 family iron permease, giving the protein MILRLLALLLVLLTAPGAHAQGAVDVPQQLRTAHDLVAQSLREYAQGHTEQAFRTARSAYLDHFEYAEPPLRVLNPDLILEMEYRFSDLRNGMRDGQPVAELQRVAGDINDSLRKAEGIVSGTGVLAPTLAATGGFTILFREGLEAALLLAAIFSYLESSRNGRLRRAVWWGGAAALLATVVTWALATYVLSIAPVSRELISAVTSVIAVVILFSLSFFLLQQTDRRRSAEFMRARLGQAVQSGSLLALGLVTFTTIYREGFETVLFYQALAVASGPVLNSMYLGIGLAALALAVTFMLLFRFGRRLPTARLFPALVGVTALFAVAFVGNGVRAFQEAGWIGVTNLYGRLPTLDPNVSALTGLHPTVETLAAQALMVLVYAAGYGYVRWSSQRHSPHVAGRLERH; this is encoded by the coding sequence ATGATCCTGCGTCTGCTGGCCCTGCTGCTGGTGCTGCTTACTGCCCCCGGCGCCCACGCTCAGGGGGCCGTGGACGTCCCCCAGCAGCTGCGAACGGCCCATGACCTCGTCGCGCAGTCGCTGCGTGAATACGCTCAGGGGCACACGGAGCAGGCCTTCCGGACGGCCCGCAGCGCCTACCTCGACCACTTCGAGTACGCCGAGCCGCCGCTGCGCGTGCTGAACCCAGACCTGATCCTCGAGATGGAGTACCGCTTCTCGGACCTGCGCAACGGGATGCGTGATGGGCAACCGGTCGCCGAGTTGCAGCGCGTCGCCGGCGATATCAATGACAGCCTGCGAAAGGCGGAAGGCATCGTGAGCGGCACTGGCGTCCTCGCGCCGACCCTGGCGGCCACCGGGGGCTTCACCATCCTCTTCCGTGAGGGCCTGGAAGCCGCACTCCTGCTGGCCGCGATCTTCTCGTACCTGGAGAGCAGCCGCAACGGCCGCCTGCGCCGCGCGGTGTGGTGGGGGGGCGCGGCCGCGCTCCTGGCCACGGTGGTGACATGGGCGCTGGCCACCTATGTGCTGTCGATCGCGCCGGTGTCGCGTGAACTGATCAGCGCCGTGACCAGCGTCATCGCGGTGGTGATCCTCTTCTCGCTGTCGTTCTTCCTGCTCCAGCAGACGGATCGCCGCCGCAGCGCGGAGTTCATGCGGGCGCGCCTGGGTCAGGCCGTGCAGAGCGGGAGTCTGCTGGCGCTGGGTCTGGTGACCTTCACGACCATCTACCGCGAGGGTTTCGAGACGGTGCTGTTCTATCAGGCGCTGGCCGTTGCGAGCGGCCCGGTGCTGAACTCCATGTACCTCGGCATCGGTCTGGCCGCCCTGGCCCTCGCGGTGACCTTCATGCTGCTGTTCCGCTTCGGTCGGCGCCTGCCAACGGCGAGGCTCTTCCCGGCGCTCGTGGGCGTGACCGCCCTGTTCGCGGTGGCCTTCGTCGGCAACGGCGTGCGTGCCTTCCAGGAAGCCGGCTGGATCGGCGTGACCAACCTCTATGGGCGCCTGCCCACGCTGGATCCCAACGTCTCGGCCCTGACGGGCCTGCACCCGACGGTGGAGACGCTCGCCGCACAGGCCCTGATGGTGCTGGTCTACGCCGCCGGGTACGGCTATGTCCGCTGGTCGAGCCAGCGCCACAGCCCACACGTGGCGGGTCGCCTTGAGCGGCACTGA
- a CDS encoding metal-sensitive transcriptional regulator has product MTDTTASTHPHGHLCMPEDARKRAARRLKIARGHLDSIVTMLDNPDAYCVDVLRQIKAVQGALSGAGEVVLRGHLEAHVATASTRGDSVEIVEELMEALKYT; this is encoded by the coding sequence ATGACGGACACCACCGCGTCCACCCACCCGCACGGTCACCTGTGCATGCCCGAGGACGCGCGCAAGCGCGCCGCACGGCGGCTGAAGATCGCCCGCGGCCACCTCGACAGCATCGTGACCATGCTGGACAACCCGGACGCGTACTGCGTGGACGTCTTGCGGCAGATCAAGGCGGTCCAGGGCGCCCTCTCCGGCGCTGGGGAAGTGGTGCTGCGCGGGCACCTGGAAGCCCACGTCGCCACGGCGTCCACGCGGGGAGACAGCGTCGAGATCGTCGAGGAACTGATGGAAGCCCTCAAGTACACCTGA
- a CDS encoding multicopper oxidase family protein produces MVALTTGLHEVYAPFLASGVVACAASPSSDRTSLARHDSHGKEVPVTSSSRHAPVQHVRLFLITFLGLAGSMSAATPAPAAPNASMPGMTMPPAGGGRTLPSMSAPGTPVKRVPLDQLPEATLSGPTRMGSLVMPPGMIMTASTSMDAMKDMAAVDPANVKATASPGARGDRPLAPTTVKGVKEFRLTIGLTTWNILPTRQVDAYAVNGQVPGPRLRFEQGDRIRVIVKNTLPEGTSIHWHGLILGNRMDGVGDVTQKPIAPGASLTYDFTAVQAGTFYYHSHTQSDRQQGLGLYGALIIDPTTNPANIRRLKALTRPGDAATALARVSDQPRTDKEYVLQLQEWLWRDGYTFPAMMMEGALPNYFTINGKAYPSTDVIRLKVGQTVKLRFIGSNNNFVHPMHVHGGPFEVVARDGETLKASARFLADTVNVGPGQRYDVIWTARTPGTWLLHCHIPHHTVNDNVEEQGGGGLMMKIIVE; encoded by the coding sequence ATGGTCGCCCTGACCACCGGTTTACACGAAGTTTACGCGCCGTTCCTAGCCTCTGGTGTGGTGGCCTGCGCCGCGTCTCCATCGTCCGACAGGACGTCACTGGCGCGTCATGACAGCCACGGCAAGGAGGTCCCTGTGACCAGTTCATCTCGACATGCACCCGTACAGCACGTTCGCCTGTTCCTGATCACGTTCCTCGGCCTGGCCGGGAGCATGTCGGCGGCCACGCCCGCACCAGCGGCGCCGAATGCCTCCATGCCCGGCATGACCATGCCCCCGGCCGGAGGTGGGAGGACGCTGCCGTCCATGTCTGCACCAGGAACTCCAGTCAAACGTGTTCCGCTGGATCAACTGCCGGAAGCCACCCTCTCCGGGCCGACCCGCATGGGCTCGCTGGTGATGCCCCCCGGCATGATCATGACCGCCAGCACCAGCATGGACGCCATGAAAGATATGGCCGCCGTGGATCCTGCCAACGTGAAGGCCACCGCGAGCCCGGGCGCCCGCGGTGACCGCCCCCTGGCCCCCACGACCGTGAAGGGCGTCAAGGAGTTCCGCCTGACCATCGGCCTGACGACCTGGAATATCCTCCCGACCCGTCAGGTGGACGCCTACGCGGTCAACGGCCAGGTGCCCGGCCCCCGGCTGCGCTTTGAACAGGGTGACCGCATTCGGGTGATCGTCAAGAACACGCTGCCTGAAGGCACCTCCATCCACTGGCATGGCCTGATTCTCGGTAACCGAATGGATGGTGTCGGCGACGTCACGCAAAAGCCCATCGCGCCAGGCGCAAGCTTGACCTATGACTTCACAGCGGTGCAGGCCGGGACGTTCTACTACCACTCGCACACCCAATCGGACCGTCAGCAGGGCCTGGGGCTGTACGGCGCGCTGATCATCGATCCGACCACCAACCCCGCCAACATCAGGCGGCTCAAGGCGCTGACTCGGCCGGGTGACGCGGCAACAGCGCTCGCCAGGGTCAGCGACCAGCCCAGAACGGACAAGGAGTACGTCCTGCAGCTTCAGGAATGGCTGTGGCGGGACGGCTACACCTTCCCGGCAATGATGATGGAGGGCGCGCTGCCCAACTACTTCACCATCAACGGCAAGGCGTACCCCTCCACGGACGTCATCCGGTTGAAGGTCGGGCAGACGGTGAAGTTGCGATTCATCGGGTCGAACAACAACTTCGTGCATCCCATGCACGTCCACGGGGGGCCCTTCGAGGTGGTGGCGCGCGATGGCGAGACCCTGAAGGCCAGTGCCCGCTTTCTCGCCGACACCGTGAACGTGGGCCCGGGGCAGCGGTACGACGTCATCTGGACGGCCAGAACACCCGGGACGTGGCTGCTCCACTGCCATATTCCGCACCACACCGTGAACGACAACGTTGAGGAGCAGGGCGGAGGGGGCCTGATGATGAAGATCATCGTGGAGTAG